One part of the Vitis riparia cultivar Riparia Gloire de Montpellier isolate 1030 chromosome 15, EGFV_Vit.rip_1.0, whole genome shotgun sequence genome encodes these proteins:
- the LOC117931786 gene encoding golgin subfamily A member 6-like protein 7, with protein sequence MEEKLKQIPSVADAGVPSALMFETVETLVSGLRGMVLQRNLLSDLLETAEYTKSFVSQRKNDEEKLRLRVEQAEASSSTAREENKVLREENEVLREKNEVLREEVAEVKSREDSMEVRLFEAEEEMALLRREVRHLRTEVSIERRQREELQLRLSTQKEELEGEFAAERGELEAEYQKQVDEMYLFGYRCCMKKHGIKRDVPSIPPGELEKLHSKPAQ encoded by the exons ATGGAAGAGAAGCTAAAACAGATTCCCTCTGTTGCAGACGCTGGGGTACCTTCAGCCCTGATGTTCGAGACAGTAGAGACG CTGGTGAGTGGCCTTCGCGGTATGGTTCTTCAACGCAATCTTCTTTCTGACCTGCTGGAGACTGCTGAGTATACAAAATCTTTTGTGTCTCAgcgaaaaaatgatgaagagaaatTGCGCTTGAGAGTGGAGCAGGCTGAAGCCAGTTCATCTACTGCTCGAGAGGAGAACAAGGTTCTTCGGGAGGAGAACGAGGTTCTTCGAGAGAAGAACGAGGTTCTTCGAGAGGAGGTTGCTGAGGTAAAGAGCCGGGAGGATTCTATGGAAGTTCGCCTGTTTGAGGCGGAGGAGGAGATGGCTCTTTTGAGGAGGGAGGTGAGGCACCTCCGGACAGAGGTGTCTATTGAGAGACGGCAGAGAGAAGAGTTGCAGTTGCGTTTGTCAACGCAAAAGGAAGAGCTGGAGGGTGAATTTGCTGCGGAGAGGGGGGAACTTGAAGCGGAGTACCAGAAGCAAGTTGATGAAATGTACTTGTTCGGCTACCGCTGctgtatgaagaaacatggcatCAAACGGGACGTTCCTTCAATTCCTCCGGGTGAATTGGAGAAACTGCACAGCAAACCTGCTCAATGA